From a single Caldisalinibacter kiritimatiensis genomic region:
- a CDS encoding HD-GYP domain-containing protein — MLRDKLSIKLSELLSALSLALDSANNRIFQHSRRTAYVAFNIAKNMGIDEHILSDIYYASFIHDIGMTGEMTQYSIEDIHNDKKLKKEHCQAGAEIIKYLPLNERVHDFVLYHHEEWNGKGVYGLKHDDIPIGSQIIHLADYFDLNYGSILNEDINVNNIKRFFIIAKGELFSPEAVDSFLDVMDKEKFWFDLKFYNFQQILNTIEPNKQREINIGELKKIAKAFSVLIDKKSKFTYTHSQGVAKITKDIAEYFDYDKLVVDKLEIAAYLHDLGKLVVPNEILEKPGKLSKEEFDIIKSHPYYTKIILKQVKGLEIIADWAGNHHEKLDGTGYPEKLTNNNLTREDQIIAIADIYQALTEDRPYRKGLSKEEALKIIQDIGSKNKFQQEVINGLREVI; from the coding sequence GTGTTAAGGGATAAACTTAGTATAAAATTATCGGAACTTCTGTCAGCTTTATCATTAGCATTAGATAGTGCCAATAATAGAATATTTCAGCACTCTAGACGTACTGCTTATGTAGCATTTAATATAGCTAAAAATATGGGAATAGATGAGCATATATTAAGCGATATATATTATGCATCCTTTATACACGATATAGGTATGACAGGTGAAATGACCCAATATAGTATAGAGGATATACATAATGATAAAAAATTAAAAAAAGAGCATTGTCAAGCAGGAGCAGAAATTATTAAGTATTTACCTTTAAATGAAAGAGTTCATGATTTTGTTCTTTATCATCACGAAGAATGGAATGGAAAAGGTGTATATGGGCTAAAACATGACGATATACCAATAGGTTCTCAAATTATACATTTAGCTGATTATTTTGACCTAAATTATGGAAGTATATTAAATGAAGATATTAATGTAAATAATATAAAAAGATTTTTTATTATAGCAAAGGGTGAATTATTTAGTCCTGAAGCTGTAGATAGCTTTTTAGATGTAATGGATAAGGAAAAATTTTGGTTTGATTTAAAGTTTTATAACTTTCAGCAAATATTAAATACTATAGAGCCTAATAAGCAAAGAGAAATAAATATAGGGGAGCTTAAGAAAATTGCGAAGGCGTTTTCTGTATTGATAGACAAAAAGAGTAAATTTACATATACTCATTCACAGGGAGTAGCTAAAATAACAAAGGATATAGCCGAATATTTTGATTATGATAAATTAGTAGTTGATAAATTAGAGATAGCAGCATATCTTCATGACTTAGGTAAGTTGGTAGTGCCTAATGAAATACTCGAAAAACCAGGGAAGCTTTCAAAAGAAGAGTTTGATATTATAAAATCACACCCTTATTATACAAAAATAATACTTAAACAAGTAAAGGGATTAGAGATTATAGCTGATTGGGCTGGTAATCATCATGAAAAGCTTGATGGTACAGGATATCCTGAAAAATTAACAAATAATAATTTAACTAGGGAGGACCAAATAATAGCTATAGCTGATATATATCAAGCTTTGACAGAAGATAGACCATATAGAAAAGGCTTATCTAAAGAAGAAGCTTTAAAAATTATACAGGATATAGGAAGCAAAAACAAGTTTCAACAAGAAGTTATAAATGGCTTAAGAGAAGTAATATAA
- a CDS encoding MazG-like family protein gives MNSKDKNIDITRNIKIIEWLKSELLTAVASLFELLVKGVKNSQDAISDILANIILLTYLLGRRLGVSFEKLDSKVESKLKLGIIEEHNIEKWYGDLNSLLEYFKRTRE, from the coding sequence ATGAATAGTAAAGATAAAAATATAGATATAACAAGAAATATTAAAATTATAGAGTGGCTTAAAAGTGAATTATTAACAGCAGTAGCATCATTATTTGAGCTTTTAGTTAAGGGGGTTAAGAACAGTCAAGATGCTATATCAGATATTTTAGCCAATATTATACTTCTTACATATTTGTTGGGTAGAAGGTTAGGAGTATCCTTTGAAAAATTGGATTCAAAAGTAGAGAGTAAATTAAAATTAGGGATAATTGAAGAACATAATATAGAGAAATGGTATGGAGATTTAAATAGCTTATTAGAATACTTTAAAAGAACAAGAGAATAG
- the dnaB gene encoding replicative DNA helicase has product MAAELEALGKVPPHSIEAEQSVLGAMILDKEAIITAVEIIGEEDFYKEAHKEIFIAIKELYKRDEPVDLITLSEELKKRDTLESIGGVSYLASLSEGISTTANVKYYCDIVEEKAILRRLIKASNTIMAKGYEADEDINSIIDMAEKSIFDISQKKTHGAFSPIKEVILESFEKIEELHKNKGGITGIPTGFIDLDNKTSGFQRSDFILIAARPSMGKTAFAINIALNSALKSGASVAIFSLEMSKEQLVQRMLSIESHVEIQKIRTGDLNEDEWPRLVSAMGPLSEAKIFIDDTPGISVSEMKAKCRRLKMEHGLDMVLIDYLQLMKSDEKTENRQQEISAISRSLKGLAREMDCPVVALSQLSRAPELRADHRPILSDLRESGAIEQDADVVMLLYRDEYYHEDTDKKNIGEVIIAKQRNGPTGTIELVWLGQFTKFLNMEKYREG; this is encoded by the coding sequence ATGGCTGCTGAACTAGAGGCACTAGGAAAAGTGCCACCCCACAGTATTGAAGCTGAGCAGTCAGTTCTTGGTGCCATGATATTGGACAAGGAGGCAATAATAACTGCTGTAGAGATAATTGGCGAAGAAGATTTTTATAAGGAAGCTCATAAAGAAATATTTATAGCAATTAAAGAGCTTTATAAAAGAGATGAGCCTGTAGACTTAATAACACTTTCAGAGGAGCTTAAAAAAAGAGATACATTAGAGTCTATAGGTGGTGTATCTTATCTTGCTTCTTTATCTGAAGGTATATCAACGACAGCCAATGTAAAGTATTACTGCGATATAGTAGAGGAAAAAGCAATTTTAAGAAGACTAATCAAAGCTTCTAATACTATTATGGCAAAAGGATACGAAGCAGATGAAGATATTAACAGTATTATAGACATGGCAGAAAAAAGTATATTTGATATTTCGCAGAAAAAGACCCATGGAGCTTTTTCACCTATAAAGGAAGTTATACTTGAAAGTTTTGAAAAAATAGAAGAACTTCATAAAAATAAAGGTGGTATAACAGGTATACCAACAGGGTTTATAGACTTGGATAATAAGACGTCAGGCTTTCAGCGCTCGGATTTTATACTGATAGCAGCCAGACCTTCTATGGGTAAAACGGCCTTTGCCATTAACATAGCGTTAAATAGTGCTTTAAAAAGCGGTGCATCAGTAGCCATTTTTAGTTTAGAGATGTCGAAGGAGCAGTTAGTACAGCGTATGCTCAGTATAGAGTCCCACGTAGAAATTCAAAAGATTAGAACAGGTGACTTAAATGAAGATGAATGGCCTAGATTAGTAAGTGCTATGGGACCTTTATCAGAGGCTAAGATATTTATTGATGATACTCCTGGTATCAGTGTAAGTGAAATGAAGGCTAAATGTAGAAGACTGAAAATGGAGCATGGACTAGATATGGTACTTATTGATTACTTACAGCTTATGAAAAGTGATGAAAAGACAGAAAATAGACAGCAGGAAATATCAGCAATATCGAGGTCATTGAAGGGACTAGCTAGAGAAATGGATTGCCCTGTTGTTGCATTATCTCAGCTTTCCCGTGCTCCAGAGTTAAGAGCTGACCATAGACCTATATTGTCTGACTTAAGGGAATCAGGAGCCATAGAGCAGGACGCTGACGTTGTAATGCTTCTTTACAGAGATGAATATTATCACGAGGATACTGATAAAAAGAATATAGGAGAAGTAATTATAGCAAAACAACGTAATGGTCCTACTGGTACAATTGAGCTAGTATGGTTAGGTCAATTTACAAAATTCTTAAATATGGAGAAATATAGAGAAGGATAA
- a CDS encoding GNAT family N-acetyltransferase, translating to MSVAKGDRVKIYKLTLEDVFGMLNWGKHDDLLFEDYNFPTLTEDEVKEWYEIKTRNKSKQCFSIKNEKNKVIGYLTIKNIRKISKQGTLGIVFDPNYLNMGYGTETIKSFLKYYFDNLNMKVMNLQVAKHNKRAIRCYEKCGFKKVRLYKQRLENQEIPIYNDEKYKDIREDFVIKNGVLYSYFYEMKIDIHSYKQCYPQKNRTYVHKPVDKWISRLIKVFNR from the coding sequence ATGTCTGTTGCTAAGGGCGATAGAGTGAAAATATATAAATTAACTTTAGAAGATGTGTTTGGTATGTTGAATTGGGGGAAACATGATGATTTACTATTTGAAGACTATAATTTTCCTACGTTAACTGAAGATGAAGTTAAAGAATGGTATGAAATAAAAACAAGAAATAAATCTAAGCAATGCTTCAGTATAAAAAATGAAAAAAATAAAGTTATAGGATATCTTACTATAAAAAATATAAGAAAAATAAGTAAACAAGGTACATTGGGAATAGTATTTGACCCAAATTATTTGAATATGGGCTATGGAACAGAAACGATAAAAAGTTTTTTAAAATATTATTTCGATAATCTTAATATGAAAGTTATGAATCTTCAAGTAGCAAAACATAATAAAAGGGCAATAAGGTGCTATGAGAAATGCGGATTCAAAAAAGTAAGACTCTATAAACAAAGATTAGAGAATCAGGAGATACCTATATATAATGATGAAAAGTATAAGGATATTAGAGAAGATTTCGTTATTAAAAATGGAGTGTTATACAGTTATTTTTATGAAATGAAAATAGATATACACAGTTACAAACAATGTTATCCACAAAAAAACAGAACATATGTGCACAAACCTGTGGATAAGTGGATAAGTAGGTTAATAAAAGTTTTTAACAGATAG
- a CDS encoding NAD(P)/FAD-dependent oxidoreductase, with protein MSKKNYDVIIVGGGPAGIFTALELLKLNQNLDILLLEKGRNIQGRTCPIKTEGSKCVGCKPCSIVNGWGGAGAFSDGKLTLTSEFGGVLNEYMPKKDLEDMISYVDRVYMKFGATEEVHGTNTDKIRDIQKLAASADLKLIPAKVKHLGTERCFNILKRMQEYLQERITIKYLSPVENILTEKNKVVGVKTKNNEEYYSEYVVVMPGREGSEWFKNECNRLGLNMKNNAVDIGVRVEVPAVVLKDITDVVYESKLIYYTKSFDDRVRTFCMNPYGEVVVENNDGIKTVNGHSYAERKTENTNFALLVSKEFTEPFKSPIAYGKYIATLANMLGDGVIVQRLGDLLDGRRTTHTRLKRSLVQPTLTDATPGDLSLVLPYRHLQDIVEMLEAMDKVAPGVYSKHTLLYGVEVKFYSSRVKLTNKLETEIENLFAAGDGAGVTRGLAQASVAGVVVAREINERLNK; from the coding sequence GTGTCAAAGAAAAATTATGATGTTATAATAGTTGGTGGAGGACCAGCGGGTATTTTTACGGCACTAGAATTATTAAAATTAAATCAAAATCTGGATATATTATTGCTAGAAAAGGGAAGGAATATACAAGGAAGAACTTGTCCAATAAAGACTGAAGGGAGTAAGTGTGTTGGCTGTAAGCCTTGCTCCATAGTAAATGGTTGGGGTGGTGCAGGAGCATTTAGTGACGGTAAGCTAACCCTTACTTCAGAATTTGGTGGAGTATTAAATGAATACATGCCAAAAAAAGACTTAGAAGATATGATAAGTTATGTAGACAGAGTATATATGAAATTCGGTGCAACAGAAGAAGTTCATGGAACTAATACTGATAAAATTAGGGACATACAGAAGTTAGCTGCATCAGCTGATCTTAAGCTTATACCAGCAAAGGTGAAGCATTTAGGCACTGAAAGATGTTTCAATATTCTAAAAAGAATGCAGGAATACTTACAAGAGCGTATTACTATAAAATATTTAAGTCCTGTGGAAAACATTCTAACAGAAAAAAATAAGGTTGTTGGTGTAAAAACTAAAAATAATGAAGAATATTATAGTGAATATGTTGTAGTTATGCCAGGAAGAGAAGGTTCTGAGTGGTTTAAAAATGAATGTAATAGATTAGGACTTAATATGAAGAACAATGCAGTAGATATTGGTGTAAGAGTAGAGGTTCCAGCAGTAGTTCTTAAAGACATTACTGATGTTGTATATGAATCTAAGCTAATTTATTATACAAAATCCTTTGATGATAGAGTAAGAACATTTTGCATGAATCCATATGGAGAAGTTGTAGTAGAAAATAACGATGGAATAAAAACAGTTAATGGACACAGTTATGCTGAAAGAAAAACAGAGAACACTAATTTTGCCCTACTTGTTTCAAAGGAATTTACTGAGCCATTCAAGTCACCAATTGCCTATGGAAAATATATAGCAACATTAGCTAATATGCTGGGTGATGGAGTTATAGTTCAAAGATTAGGTGATTTATTAGATGGAAGAAGAACTACCCATACTAGATTAAAAAGAAGCTTAGTTCAACCTACGTTAACTGATGCAACACCTGGGGATTTAAGCTTAGTGCTTCCTTATAGGCATTTACAGGATATAGTAGAAATGCTAGAAGCTATGGATAAAGTAGCTCCAGGGGTTTATTCTAAACATACATTACTTTATGGAGTAGAAGTTAAATTCTATTCGTCTAGAGTGAAGTTAACTAATAAGCTTGAAACTGAAATAGAGAATTTATTTGCAGCAGGAGATGGAGCAGGTGTGACTAGAGGACTTGCGCAAGCATCTGTTGCAGGAGTTGTTGTTGCCAGAGAGATAAATGAAAGATTAAATAAATAA
- the rplI gene encoding 50S ribosomal protein L9, which produces MKVILLKDVKSLGKKGDIVNAKDGYARNFLIPRGLAKEATEGNVKVVEEQKAAKKLREKEKREEAQKLADKISNLTVKIKSKAGENGKLFGSITTKDIAQALNKQHKIKVDKRKIVMDNNIKSLGARYVEVKVYPQITAKLKVEVVEQ; this is translated from the coding sequence ATGAAGGTAATTTTATTAAAGGATGTAAAGTCATTAGGAAAAAAAGGTGATATTGTAAATGCTAAGGATGGATATGCAAGGAATTTTCTTATTCCTAGAGGGTTAGCAAAAGAAGCTACAGAGGGTAATGTAAAAGTAGTTGAAGAGCAAAAGGCAGCGAAAAAGTTAAGAGAAAAGGAAAAAAGGGAAGAAGCTCAAAAGCTTGCAGATAAGATTTCTAATCTTACTGTTAAAATAAAGAGTAAAGCAGGAGAAAACGGTAAACTATTCGGCTCAATAACTACAAAGGATATAGCTCAAGCATTGAATAAACAACACAAAATTAAAGTTGATAAAAGAAAGATAGTTATGGACAACAATATTAAAAGTCTTGGAGCAAGATATGTAGAGGTAAAGGTATATCCTCAAATAACAGCTAAATTGAAAGTAGAAGTAGTAGAACAATAA
- a CDS encoding ECF transporter S component yields the protein MNNKITTTSYITRTGILLALALVFQIGFQSFAQPAVGPLVNMVLLISAGMVGTLSGVIVGCFTPLIALMVGIMKLPALLPFIMIGNALYVIIFNFMRGKITPGGEYIGLAVAALGKFAFLALTIRYIAAKLFLANLPAQKLKVIIGIFSLPQLYTALVGGIIALIILKLIPEKYRYSK from the coding sequence ATGAACAATAAAATAACTACAACTAGTTATATAACTAGAACAGGTATCTTATTAGCTTTAGCATTAGTATTTCAAATTGGCTTTCAAAGCTTTGCACAACCAGCTGTTGGGCCATTAGTAAATATGGTTCTATTAATTAGTGCTGGTATGGTAGGTACTCTTTCTGGAGTTATTGTAGGATGCTTTACGCCTTTAATAGCTTTAATGGTTGGAATAATGAAATTACCTGCTTTATTACCATTCATTATGATAGGAAATGCATTATATGTAATAATATTTAATTTTATGAGAGGGAAAATTACTCCAGGTGGAGAATATATTGGATTAGCAGTTGCAGCTTTAGGTAAATTTGCATTTTTAGCATTAACTATTAGATATATAGCGGCAAAACTTTTCCTTGCAAACTTACCAGCTCAAAAGCTTAAAGTAATTATAGGAATATTTTCACTACCACAGCTGTATACAGCATTAGTTGGAGGTATAATTGCATTAATAATCTTAAAATTAATCCCTGAAAAATATCGTTATTCTAAGTAG
- a CDS encoding FprA family A-type flavoprotein, whose translation MEKGKVLEVKKGIKWIGILDPDLVTFDVVMETEYGTTYNSYFIDADKKAIVETSKEKFKDLYLEKVKSVVDPEEIEYIILNHTEPDHSGNLRHLLRIAPNATMVGSKGAINFLKNMVDVDFEYMIVNDGDILDLGNKTLRFISAPFLHWPDSIYTYLEEDNILFTCDSFGCHFCDDRMFDDSLDDFDDAFKYYFDVILKPFSNYMLQAINKIEKLDIDIICPGHGPILREKWRKYVELSQKWAKAAVEKPKKPKVFIPYVSAYGNTAKLAEKIAEGIKEAGDIDVDVVDIEMMNILELEERVEKSTAIIIGSPTINQNILLPIYKLFAVINPITNRGKLAAAFGSYGWSGEGVKIIESHLKNLKLKIIEGGPRIQFVPYEEALNKCVEFGKEFGEKLMV comes from the coding sequence ATGGAAAAGGGAAAGGTATTAGAGGTGAAAAAGGGGATAAAATGGATAGGTATATTAGACCCAGACTTAGTTACTTTTGATGTAGTTATGGAGACAGAGTATGGTACAACATATAATTCATACTTTATTGATGCTGATAAAAAGGCAATAGTAGAAACATCTAAAGAAAAATTTAAGGACCTATACTTAGAAAAAGTTAAAAGTGTAGTAGACCCAGAGGAAATAGAGTATATTATATTAAATCATACGGAGCCTGACCATTCAGGGAATTTAAGACATTTATTGAGAATAGCTCCTAATGCTACTATGGTTGGTTCAAAGGGTGCAATTAACTTCTTGAAAAACATGGTGGACGTAGATTTTGAATATATGATTGTAAACGATGGAGATATTTTGGACCTTGGCAATAAGACTTTAAGGTTTATATCCGCACCATTTTTACATTGGCCTGACAGCATATATACTTATTTAGAAGAAGATAATATTTTATTTACTTGTGACTCCTTTGGGTGTCATTTCTGTGACGATAGAATGTTTGACGATTCACTAGATGATTTTGATGATGCTTTTAAGTATTATTTTGATGTAATATTAAAACCCTTTAGTAATTATATGTTACAGGCAATAAACAAGATAGAAAAATTAGATATAGATATTATTTGTCCTGGACATGGACCTATACTAAGAGAAAAGTGGAGAAAGTATGTAGAATTATCACAAAAATGGGCTAAGGCAGCAGTAGAGAAGCCAAAGAAACCTAAAGTGTTTATACCATATGTTTCAGCCTATGGTAATACAGCCAAATTAGCAGAAAAAATTGCAGAGGGTATAAAAGAAGCAGGGGATATAGATGTTGATGTGGTTGACATAGAAATGATGAATATACTTGAGTTAGAAGAAAGAGTAGAAAAAAGTACAGCTATAATAATAGGTTCTCCTACTATAAACCAGAACATTTTATTACCAATATATAAACTGTTTGCTGTAATAAATCCTATTACTAACAGAGGTAAATTAGCAGCAGCTTTTGGTTCCTATGGATGGAGTGGAGAAGGAGTAAAAATAATTGAAAGTCATTTAAAGAATCTTAAGTTGAAGATTATAGAAGGTGGGCCTAGAATTCAATTCGTTCCATATGAAGAAGCTCTTAATAAATGCGTTGAATTTGGAAAAGAATTTGGGGAGAAGTTAATGGTGTAG
- a CDS encoding YybS family protein, protein MNSSNQTKKITETAVIISIMVVFGLIGFFTFPIINVLYPIPAIVLGYRQDVKYSVLAVIASGILIGILTNILTGVFLLIGYGALGIVLAYMISKKYKPYKILLAGTVTSLVSTLIVIYVIQIVTGVQFVEQLNNLFTESLDIQIKFMESMGLSNYELSTMKEMFNNTIKLILTLVPTLIIITAVFTSYICYWISLAVLKRMRYNVPSIPKFKNFRLPNNIIFGVAIIFLATFMLKYINLVDYGTVFSNVVVLTFFIFFMQGMAVISFFMDKVNMNRVIKVILVVFVLLYSPLMILISLMGLTDSIFNLRKLGNV, encoded by the coding sequence TTGAATTCCAGCAATCAGACGAAAAAAATTACAGAAACCGCAGTTATTATAAGTATAATGGTCGTTTTTGGTCTTATAGGATTTTTTACATTTCCTATAATAAATGTACTTTATCCTATACCAGCTATAGTTTTAGGATATAGACAAGATGTTAAATATAGTGTACTTGCAGTTATTGCCTCAGGTATACTTATTGGGATTTTGACAAATATATTAACAGGAGTATTTTTACTTATAGGTTATGGAGCATTAGGTATAGTTTTAGCATATATGATTAGTAAGAAATATAAGCCTTATAAAATACTTTTAGCAGGAACTGTTACATCCTTAGTGTCTACACTTATTGTAATTTATGTGATTCAAATAGTTACAGGGGTACAATTTGTAGAGCAGTTGAATAATCTATTTACAGAGAGTCTTGATATTCAAATAAAGTTTATGGAAAGTATGGGTTTATCTAATTATGAATTATCTACAATGAAGGAAATGTTTAATAATACAATTAAATTAATTCTTACTTTAGTACCGACTTTAATAATAATTACAGCAGTATTTACATCCTATATATGTTATTGGATATCTTTAGCTGTATTAAAAAGAATGAGATATAATGTACCATCTATTCCTAAGTTTAAGAACTTTAGACTTCCTAATAACATAATTTTTGGGGTAGCAATAATATTTTTAGCTACTTTTATGTTAAAATATATTAATTTAGTTGACTATGGAACAGTATTTAGTAATGTTGTTGTTTTAACGTTTTTTATATTTTTTATGCAGGGAATGGCAGTTATATCGTTTTTTATGGATAAAGTTAATATGAATAGAGTTATAAAGGTTATATTAGTTGTTTTTGTATTACTTTACAGTCCATTGATGATTCTTATATCGTTAATGGGATTGACGGATTCTATATTTAATCTTAGAAAACTGGGAAATGTTTAG
- a CDS encoding DHH family phosphoesterase yields the protein MNNKKIFKILIPDTKIYLWIIGILIGIIAVYEPAIALIGVVVLAYLIYYHWENVHLRKVEWTKYIEGLTQEFDSATKHAILNLPIPLVMIEVDGTISWYNPKFMEILDKKDILEKNISEIIPNFNIDEIMDKKQKMAIEVSIKNRNYKVLYNIVKKDKSNDYIIMLYWIDNTNFTVLKNKYNDEKINICLVQVDNYDEVINNIDESKRPVVLAEIDKKLNTLAARLSGFIVKYKSDSYIIVFENKYLENLEARKFDILDEIKDINVEGSLPVTLSIGVGVNGKTPAQLYDFAKGAKEIALGRGGDQAVVKKIDKLSFYGGKSKAVEKRTKVKARVIAHALRQFISQSERVFIMGHRVADMDSFGAAIGIYSVVKSLGKEGYIVLNKVSSSIKNAIEKIREEHPEYLEIIIDSEEALSKVDESSLCIVVDNHRPSFTEEPKLLDVIDKVILIDHHRRGAEFIEDPALVYLEPYASSTCELVTEILYYLGDKINIEKFEAEALLAGITVDTKNFTFKTGVRTFEAASFLRRSGADTTSVKQLFKDDLETFVAKADVIKKADVIEDKIAISTLDEEIENSVLVAAQSADELLNIKGITASFVLAVSGDIIHISGRSLGDINVQLILEALGGGGHLTTAGAQLEDVTLEEAKEQLIDAIKEYLKEGEE from the coding sequence ATGAATAATAAGAAAATCTTTAAGATTTTAATTCCCGATACAAAGATTTATCTTTGGATTATAGGGATATTGATAGGTATTATAGCTGTGTATGAACCAGCTATAGCATTAATCGGAGTTGTAGTTTTAGCATATTTAATTTATTATCATTGGGAAAATGTACATTTAAGAAAGGTAGAATGGACTAAATATATAGAAGGGCTTACTCAAGAGTTTGATTCTGCAACTAAACATGCTATATTAAATCTACCTATTCCCCTTGTTATGATAGAGGTAGATGGAACTATTAGCTGGTATAATCCTAAATTTATGGAGATTTTAGATAAAAAAGATATATTAGAAAAGAATATAAGCGAGATAATACCTAACTTTAATATAGATGAAATTATGGATAAAAAGCAAAAAATGGCTATAGAAGTGTCTATTAAAAACAGAAATTATAAGGTCTTGTATAATATCGTAAAAAAGGATAAATCCAACGATTATATTATAATGCTATATTGGATTGACAATACGAATTTTACTGTTTTAAAAAATAAATATAATGATGAAAAGATTAATATATGTTTAGTTCAAGTAGATAATTATGATGAAGTAATAAATAACATTGATGAATCTAAAAGACCTGTAGTTCTTGCAGAAATAGATAAGAAGCTAAACACATTAGCAGCAAGATTGAGCGGTTTTATTGTTAAATATAAGAGTGACAGTTATATAATAGTTTTTGAAAATAAATATCTAGAGAATTTAGAAGCTAGAAAGTTTGATATTTTAGATGAAATAAAGGATATAAATGTTGAAGGTAGTTTACCGGTAACTTTAAGTATCGGAGTAGGTGTTAATGGGAAGACCCCTGCACAACTTTATGACTTTGCTAAAGGAGCTAAAGAGATAGCATTAGGTAGAGGTGGAGACCAAGCGGTAGTTAAAAAAATAGATAAATTAAGCTTCTATGGAGGGAAAAGTAAGGCTGTAGAAAAAAGGACTAAAGTAAAAGCCAGAGTAATAGCTCATGCTTTAAGACAGTTTATAAGTCAATCCGAGAGAGTATTTATAATGGGGCATAGAGTTGCAGATATGGACAGCTTTGGAGCGGCTATTGGTATATATAGTGTTGTTAAGAGTTTAGGTAAGGAAGGATATATTGTTTTAAATAAAGTTAGTTCTTCGATTAAAAATGCAATTGAAAAAATAAGGGAAGAACATCCTGAATATTTGGAAATAATCATAGATAGTGAAGAAGCTTTATCGAAGGTTGATGAATCTTCTTTGTGTATTGTGGTAGATAACCATAGACCTAGTTTTACAGAGGAACCTAAATTGCTAGATGTTATTGATAAGGTTATATTGATTGACCACCATAGAAGAGGAGCTGAGTTTATTGAAGACCCAGCTTTAGTATATCTTGAACCATATGCTTCTTCTACATGTGAATTGGTAACAGAGATACTTTATTATCTTGGTGATAAGATTAACATAGAAAAATTTGAAGCAGAGGCATTATTAGCTGGAATTACTGTAGATACAAAGAACTTTACATTCAAAACAGGGGTTAGAACCTTTGAAGCTGCATCTTTCTTAAGAAGATCAGGAGCAGATACAACCTCTGTTAAGCAATTATTTAAAGATGACCTTGAAACCTTTGTAGCAAAGGCAGATGTAATAAAGAAAGCAGATGTTATAGAAGATAAAATAGCAATATCAACATTAGACGAAGAGATAGAAAATTCTGTTTTGGTTGCAGCGCAGTCCGCTGATGAATTATTAAATATAAAGGGAATCACAGCTTCATTTGTTTTAGCAGTATCAGGAGATATAATTCATATAAGTGGTAGGTCATTAGGAGATATAAATGTTCAGCTAATATTAGAAGCTTTAGGTGGAGGTGGGCATCTAACGACAGCTGGTGCCCAATTAGAAGATGTTACACTTGAAGAAGCTAAAGAACAATTGATAGATGCAATAAAAGAATACTTAAAGGAAGGTGAAGAATAA
- the rpsR gene encoding 30S ribosomal protein S18, which yields MAARRRRRRKKVCNFCADKIEKVDYKDVDKLKKYITERGKILPRRINGNCARHQRQLTRAIKRARNIALLPYTTD from the coding sequence TTGGCTGCAAGAAGAAGAAGACGTAGAAAAAAAGTATGTAATTTCTGCGCTGATAAAATAGAAAAAGTAGATTACAAAGATGTAGATAAATTAAAGAAGTACATTACTGAAAGAGGAAAGATTTTACCAAGAAGAATTAACGGAAATTGTGCACGTCATCAACGTCAATTAACTAGAGCAATAAAAAGAGCAAGAAATATAGCTTTATTACCATATACAACTGACTAA